In Paeniglutamicibacter kerguelensis, one genomic interval encodes:
- a CDS encoding carbohydrate ABC transporter permease codes for MATSILDRAIPDGTAESPAGAPNKGRRRINRTLKYALLLFFVIVILIPAYVLFITSFKGPSDADPSRAWLLPQSWETAGWAKAWTTLAPALGRTFLLVIPAALISAMLGSINGYVLSKWRFPGANVVFTLILFGMFIPYQAVMIPLTQLMSDLGVPQGIPSLLVLHIVYGLPICTLIFRNYYESVPSELIEAARMDGAGILRTYASVIFPLSAPGFVVVLIWQFTSAWNDYLFASFFSSGRNGPVTIALSFLAGGQLTDYAASMAGALIASVPTLIVYILLGKYFVGGLMSGSVKG; via the coding sequence ATGGCCACCTCGATCCTTGACCGCGCCATCCCGGACGGCACCGCCGAATCACCTGCCGGCGCCCCGAACAAGGGCAGGCGCCGGATCAACCGGACCCTGAAGTACGCCCTGCTGCTGTTCTTCGTGATCGTCATCCTGATCCCCGCCTACGTCCTGTTCATCACCAGCTTCAAGGGCCCCTCCGACGCCGACCCGTCGCGCGCCTGGCTCCTGCCGCAAAGCTGGGAAACCGCCGGCTGGGCCAAGGCCTGGACCACGCTGGCCCCGGCGCTGGGGCGCACCTTCTTGCTGGTGATCCCCGCGGCGCTCATTTCCGCCATGCTGGGTTCCATCAACGGCTACGTGCTTTCCAAATGGCGCTTCCCCGGCGCCAACGTCGTGTTCACGCTGATCCTCTTTGGCATGTTCATCCCCTACCAGGCGGTCATGATCCCGCTGACCCAGTTGATGAGCGACCTGGGGGTGCCGCAGGGCATCCCGTCGCTGTTGGTGCTGCACATCGTCTACGGCCTGCCGATCTGCACGCTGATCTTCAGGAACTACTACGAATCGGTCCCCAGCGAGTTGATCGAGGCGGCCCGCATGGACGGGGCGGGCATCCTGCGCACCTATGCCTCGGTGATCTTCCCGCTCTCCGCCCCGGGCTTCGTGGTCGTGCTGATCTGGCAATTCACCTCCGCCTGGAACGACTACCTGTTTGCCTCGTTCTTCTCCTCGGGCCGCAACGGGCCGGTGACCATCGCGCTGAGCTTCCTGGCCGGCGGCCAGCTCACCGACTACGCCGCGTCGATGGCCGGCGCGCTGATCGCCTCGGTCCCGACGCTGATCGTCTACATCCTGCTCGGCAAGTACTTTGTCGGCGGCCTGATGAGCGGCTCGGTCAAGGGCTGA
- a CDS encoding Pls/PosA family non-ribosomal peptide synthetase, translated as MDILGASAADHPDAPALDDGERSLTYAELLLAIGEMAGRLRAAGLGAGDRIGIRIPSGSRELYIGILATMKIGAAYVPVDADDPEERARLVFSEAKVAAVLGGKGKITSLRGEPNPAPAREAALGDDAWIIFTSGSTGTPKGVAITQRSAAAFVDAEARIFLASEPLGPEDRVLAGLSVAFDASCEEMWLAWRHAACLVPAPRALVRSGMDLGPWLVTRGVTVVSTVPTLAALWPAEALENVRLLIFGGEACPQELAGRLAVPGREVWNTYGPTEATVVACAARMNGTDPVRIGLPLDGWDLAVVDAAGLPVAPGHSGELIIGGVGLGRYLDPAKDAEKYASFETLGWERAYRSGDLVLADPEGLVFLGRMDEQVKLGGRRIELGEIDAALQSLPGVSGAAAAVKTTAAGNQILVGYLAAATAFDTSAARERLADMLPAPLIPLLAVVDTLPTKTSGKVDRHALPWPLPGTKVSSAAGVLPELDENAQWVIEQWTRVLGTEVDSLDADFFASGGGSLSAAQLVSALRVRYRTVTVAEIYSHPRIGSLLEALGAGSDAPTEARTVARTTRRAQVFQTLMGIPTFILVGMRWLVYLGAGNNVLQALGVFTAAPVVPWWAVVAGWLVFVSPPGRMAISVVSARLLLRNLEPGDYPRSGKVHLRLWLAQQIADLADPVSLASAHLTPLYARALGAKVGRDVQLHSVPPVTGLLSLGRGASIEPEVDLTGYWIDGDRVHVGRIQVGADATVGARSTLLPGAVVSDGVEVAAGSAIAGTTRAFSSYSGSPAGRTGKAKPAWPQTPVRRSRLRTVLFAAASALLGSIPLLSILGALAVSALLLRGQASLHESAGSLALAVPAAALTWFGLNFLLVLGSVRLLGLGLTEGWHRVDSRIGWQVWATERLLDMARDLLFPIYASLFTPVWLRLLGAKVGRNVEASTVLLIPKMTTIGEGAFLADDTMVATYELGGGWMYVGRAKIGKRAFLGNSGIAGAGRRVPKNGLVAVLSATPAKAKAGSSWLGSPPVRLRRTEVAADESLTFAPPTHLKIARALWELCRIVPVITTVAIAALVLSILDYLAAGFGYLPAALLSGAVMLAAGAVAAASAVIAKWVLVGPIRPGQHALWSSFIWRNEVVDAFIEMVCAPWFAHSAAGSPALVWWLRALGAKIGHGVWCESYWLPEADLVTLGDSSTVNRGCVIQTHLFHDRVMAIDTVELSAGSTMGPHGVILPAASLAAGATVGPASLVMRGETVPPSSYWMGNPVQPWSGPNT; from the coding sequence ATGGACATCCTTGGAGCAAGTGCGGCGGACCACCCGGACGCCCCTGCCTTGGATGACGGCGAGCGCTCGCTGACCTACGCGGAACTGCTTCTGGCGATCGGCGAGATGGCCGGGCGCTTGCGGGCCGCCGGGCTTGGCGCCGGTGACCGCATCGGCATCCGCATCCCCTCGGGCAGCCGCGAGCTTTACATCGGCATCCTGGCGACCATGAAGATCGGTGCCGCGTACGTGCCGGTCGATGCCGACGATCCCGAGGAACGTGCCCGGCTTGTCTTTTCCGAGGCTAAGGTCGCCGCCGTGCTGGGCGGCAAGGGAAAGATCACGTCCCTGCGCGGCGAGCCGAACCCGGCCCCGGCCCGGGAGGCCGCGCTTGGCGACGACGCCTGGATCATTTTCACCTCCGGATCCACAGGAACGCCCAAGGGCGTTGCCATCACCCAGCGCTCGGCCGCGGCCTTCGTCGACGCCGAGGCCAGGATCTTCCTGGCAAGCGAACCGCTGGGTCCCGAGGACCGCGTGCTGGCCGGCCTTTCGGTCGCCTTCGACGCCTCATGCGAGGAAATGTGGCTGGCCTGGCGCCATGCCGCCTGCCTGGTGCCGGCACCCAGGGCGCTGGTGCGTTCGGGCATGGACCTTGGTCCCTGGCTGGTGACCCGCGGCGTCACCGTGGTCTCCACCGTCCCCACTCTCGCCGCTCTCTGGCCCGCCGAGGCCCTGGAAAACGTGCGCCTGCTGATCTTCGGCGGCGAGGCCTGCCCGCAGGAACTTGCCGGCCGCCTGGCCGTGCCCGGGCGCGAGGTCTGGAATACCTACGGTCCCACCGAAGCCACCGTCGTGGCCTGCGCCGCCCGGATGAACGGCACCGACCCCGTGCGCATCGGGCTGCCGCTCGACGGGTGGGACCTGGCCGTCGTCGATGCCGCGGGGCTGCCCGTGGCCCCCGGGCACAGCGGGGAACTGATCATTGGCGGCGTCGGGCTCGGACGCTACCTGGACCCGGCCAAGGACGCCGAAAAATACGCCTCCTTCGAGACCCTGGGCTGGGAGCGCGCCTACCGCTCCGGAGACCTGGTGCTGGCGGATCCCGAAGGGCTGGTCTTCCTGGGCCGGATGGACGAGCAGGTCAAGCTCGGCGGCCGGCGCATCGAACTGGGCGAAATCGACGCAGCGTTGCAATCCCTGCCCGGGGTCTCGGGAGCCGCCGCGGCCGTGAAGACCACCGCCGCCGGAAACCAGATCCTCGTCGGCTACCTGGCCGCCGCCACCGCCTTCGACACGTCCGCGGCCCGCGAGCGGCTGGCCGACATGCTTCCGGCACCGCTGATCCCGCTGCTGGCCGTGGTGGACACGCTGCCCACCAAGACCAGCGGCAAGGTCGACCGCCACGCGCTGCCTTGGCCGCTTCCCGGCACCAAGGTCTCGTCCGCTGCCGGCGTCCTGCCCGAGCTGGATGAGAACGCGCAATGGGTCATCGAGCAATGGACCCGCGTGCTGGGAACAGAGGTCGATAGCCTGGACGCAGACTTCTTTGCCTCCGGCGGCGGCTCGCTCTCGGCCGCCCAGCTGGTCTCCGCCCTGCGGGTGCGCTACCGCACCGTCACGGTTGCCGAAATCTACTCCCACCCGCGCATCGGATCCCTGCTCGAGGCACTCGGCGCGGGATCCGACGCCCCGACCGAGGCACGCACCGTGGCGCGCACGACCCGCCGCGCCCAGGTCTTCCAGACCTTGATGGGCATCCCCACCTTCATCCTGGTGGGCATGCGCTGGCTCGTCTACCTGGGCGCCGGCAACAACGTGCTCCAGGCCCTCGGCGTGTTCACCGCCGCACCCGTGGTCCCCTGGTGGGCCGTGGTTGCCGGCTGGCTGGTCTTTGTCTCCCCGCCCGGGCGGATGGCCATTTCCGTTGTCTCGGCCCGGCTGCTGCTGCGCAACCTGGAGCCCGGGGACTACCCGCGTTCGGGCAAGGTGCACCTGCGGCTCTGGCTGGCCCAGCAGATCGCCGACCTTGCAGACCCCGTCTCCCTGGCGAGCGCCCACCTGACGCCGCTCTACGCCCGCGCCCTCGGGGCCAAGGTCGGACGCGACGTGCAGCTGCACTCCGTGCCGCCGGTCACCGGACTGCTCAGCCTGGGCCGCGGGGCCAGCATCGAACCCGAGGTCGACCTCACCGGCTATTGGATCGACGGGGACAGGGTGCACGTGGGCCGGATCCAGGTCGGCGCCGACGCCACGGTGGGCGCACGCAGCACCCTGCTGCCCGGGGCTGTGGTCTCAGACGGGGTCGAGGTTGCCGCCGGATCCGCGATCGCGGGGACCACCCGGGCGTTCTCCTCCTACTCGGGCTCCCCCGCCGGACGCACCGGCAAGGCCAAGCCCGCCTGGCCGCAGACCCCGGTCCGCCGCAGCCGCCTGCGCACCGTGTTGTTCGCCGCGGCCTCCGCCCTGCTGGGGTCCATCCCCCTGCTTTCCATCCTGGGGGCGCTGGCCGTTTCGGCCCTGCTGCTGCGCGGGCAGGCCTCCCTGCACGAGTCCGCCGGGTCCCTGGCCCTGGCCGTCCCCGCTGCCGCACTGACGTGGTTCGGACTAAATTTCCTGTTGGTCCTGGGCTCGGTCCGGCTGCTGGGGCTGGGGCTCACCGAGGGCTGGCACCGCGTGGACAGCCGGATCGGCTGGCAGGTCTGGGCCACCGAACGGCTCCTGGACATGGCACGCGACCTGCTCTTCCCCATCTACGCAAGCCTCTTCACGCCCGTCTGGCTGCGCCTGCTCGGGGCCAAGGTCGGACGCAACGTCGAGGCCTCCACTGTGCTGCTGATCCCCAAGATGACCACCATCGGCGAGGGCGCCTTCCTGGCCGACGACACCATGGTCGCCACCTACGAGCTCGGCGGCGGGTGGATGTACGTGGGCCGCGCCAAGATCGGCAAGCGCGCGTTCCTGGGCAACTCCGGCATCGCCGGGGCCGGACGCCGCGTCCCCAAGAACGGGCTGGTCGCGGTGCTCTCGGCGACCCCCGCCAAGGCCAAGGCCGGCTCCTCCTGGCTGGGCAGCCCGCCGGTGCGCCTGCGCCGCACCGAGGTGGCGGCCGACGAGTCACTCACCTTCGCCCCGCCGACGCACCTGAAGATTGCCCGGGCGCTCTGGGAACTGTGCAGGATCGTCCCGGTCATCACCACGGTGGCCATCGCCGCCCTGGTGCTGTCCATCCTCGATTACCTGGCCGCCGGATTCGGGTACCTGCCCGCGGCGCTGCTCAGCGGCGCCGTCATGCTTGCCGCAGGCGCCGTTGCGGCGGCCAGCGCGGTGATCGCCAAATGGGTGCTGGTCGGCCCCATCCGTCCCGGCCAGCACGCGCTGTGGAGCTCCTTCATCTGGCGCAACGAGGTGGTCGACGCCTTCATCGAGATGGTCTGTGCACCGTGGTTCGCGCACTCCGCGGCGGGCTCCCCCGCCCTGGTGTGGTGGCTGCGTGCGCTGGGCGCAAAGATCGGCCACGGCGTCTGGTGCGAAAGCTACTGGCTGCCGGAGGCCGACCTGGTGACCCTCGGCGATTCCTCCACCGTGAACCGCGGCTGCGTCATCCAGACCCACCTCTTCCACGACCGCGTCATGGCTATTGATACGGTGGAACTCTCCGCCGGATCGACCATGGGTCCGCACGGGGTCATCCTGCCGGCCGCCTCGCTTGCGGCCGGCGCCACGGTGGGCCCGGCGTCCCTGGTGATGCGCGGGGAAACCGTCCCGCCCTCCAGCTACTGGATGGGCAACCCCGTCCAGCCCTGGAGCGGTCCGAACACATGA
- a CDS encoding ABC transporter substrate-binding protein, with product MRRRLTLVAAAAALGLALAGCGGAADTPAESAAPPSEATGNVGVFTWWADGSEKVGLDALVGVFNTDFPKLTFDNLAVAGGAGSQAKSVLAAQLKAGNPPDSFQAHAGAELQDYIDAEQLEDLSSFYADNKLTEQFPKDLVDRLTVDGKIYSVPSNIHRSNVVWANVDVLKKAGLDPAKPAENLDAWFADMDKIKAAGKTPLAVAGSWTQVQLFENVLLSSLGVDGYNGLWDGKTDWKGADVTKAIEAYKKALSYTNSDRDSLSDWAPATQLVEDGAAAYNLMGDWAEAKFAQDGKKAGVDYSYFPMPGTQGVFNFLADSFTLPVGAPNPDGAKAWLTTVGSAEGQSAFNKAKGSIPANITAKTDDFSEYQKSAIKDFSQDKIVSSLAHGAAVPVAWLNELSTAVSKFGGDGNVATLQESAAATAAKFAQ from the coding sequence ATGCGTCGTCGTCTTACGCTGGTTGCAGCGGCCGCAGCATTGGGGTTGGCCCTAGCCGGCTGTGGCGGTGCCGCGGACACGCCCGCCGAATCGGCCGCTCCGCCAAGCGAAGCCACCGGCAACGTCGGCGTGTTCACGTGGTGGGCCGACGGCTCCGAGAAGGTCGGCCTTGATGCGCTTGTCGGCGTCTTCAACACGGACTTCCCGAAACTTACCTTCGACAACCTCGCCGTGGCCGGCGGCGCCGGCTCCCAGGCCAAGAGCGTGCTTGCCGCCCAGCTCAAGGCCGGCAACCCGCCGGATTCGTTCCAGGCACACGCCGGAGCCGAGTTGCAGGACTACATCGACGCCGAGCAGCTCGAGGACCTGAGCAGCTTCTACGCCGACAACAAGCTGACCGAACAGTTCCCCAAGGACCTAGTGGATCGCCTCACCGTCGACGGCAAGATCTACTCGGTTCCCTCAAACATCCACCGTTCCAACGTCGTGTGGGCGAACGTCGACGTCCTGAAGAAGGCTGGCCTGGATCCGGCGAAGCCGGCCGAGAACCTCGATGCCTGGTTCGCCGACATGGACAAGATCAAGGCGGCGGGCAAGACCCCGTTGGCCGTTGCAGGTTCATGGACCCAGGTCCAGCTCTTTGAAAACGTGCTGCTTTCCAGCCTGGGCGTCGATGGCTACAACGGACTCTGGGACGGCAAGACGGACTGGAAGGGCGCCGACGTCACCAAGGCCATCGAGGCCTACAAGAAGGCCCTGAGCTACACCAACTCGGACCGAGACTCTCTCAGCGACTGGGCTCCGGCCACGCAGCTGGTCGAGGACGGTGCCGCGGCCTACAACCTCATGGGCGACTGGGCCGAGGCCAAGTTCGCGCAGGACGGCAAGAAGGCAGGAGTCGACTACTCCTACTTCCCGATGCCGGGAACCCAGGGTGTCTTCAACTTCCTTGCCGACTCCTTCACCCTGCCGGTCGGTGCCCCGAACCCGGATGGCGCCAAGGCCTGGCTGACGACCGTTGGTTCTGCCGAGGGCCAAAGCGCCTTCAACAAGGCCAAGGGTTCCATCCCGGCCAACATCACGGCCAAGACCGACGACTTCTCCGAGTACCAGAAGAGTGCCATCAAGGACTTCTCCCAGGACAAGATCGTTTCCTCGCTCGCCCACGGTGCCGCGGTTCCTGTGGCCTGGCTCAATGAATTGAGCACCGCGGTCAGCAAGTTCGGTGGCGACGGCAACGTGGCAACCCTGCAGGAATCGGCTGCGGCAACCGCGGCCAAGTTCGCCCAGTAA
- a CDS encoding carbohydrate ABC transporter permease, translated as MFRRVKHWGPGLLLLAPTIILVGVFVYWLMFENFRVSLTNQHTAKPSNKYVGFENYTNLMADPNFQHSLWNLLILTVVFLAGTLFFGFLWAWILDKPAKGEGFFRAVYLFPMAVSFIASGVVWRWLLSSLQTDQSGGERTTGLNRLLDSVGLGFAQNDWWSNPTWGIAAIGVPAVWQLSGYVMALFLAGFRGIPEELREAARIDGCSEWKLYRHVIFPQLNPVMLSAVIIIGHMSLKLFDLIRAIVPDANTYDVQVPATMMWVKYIGSDYADAAAIGMILLVLVALVVIPYLMYTSRAEKR; from the coding sequence ATGTTCAGGCGTGTAAAACACTGGGGTCCGGGGCTGTTGCTCCTGGCCCCCACCATCATCCTGGTCGGCGTATTCGTCTACTGGCTCATGTTCGAGAACTTCCGAGTCAGCCTGACCAACCAGCACACGGCCAAGCCCAGCAACAAGTACGTTGGCTTCGAGAACTACACCAACCTGATGGCCGACCCGAATTTCCAGCACTCGCTGTGGAACCTGCTGATCCTCACCGTCGTGTTCCTCGCCGGCACCCTGTTCTTCGGCTTCCTCTGGGCGTGGATCCTGGACAAGCCGGCCAAGGGCGAGGGCTTCTTCCGCGCCGTGTATCTCTTCCCGATGGCGGTCTCGTTCATCGCTTCCGGCGTCGTCTGGCGTTGGCTGCTCTCCAGCCTGCAGACTGACCAGTCCGGCGGCGAGCGCACCACCGGGCTGAACCGCCTGCTGGACTCGGTGGGCCTGGGCTTCGCGCAAAACGACTGGTGGTCCAACCCCACCTGGGGCATTGCCGCGATCGGGGTTCCCGCCGTCTGGCAGCTTTCCGGCTACGTCATGGCCCTGTTCCTGGCCGGCTTCCGCGGCATCCCCGAGGAACTGCGTGAGGCGGCACGCATCGACGGCTGCAGCGAATGGAAGCTGTACCGCCACGTGATCTTCCCGCAGCTGAACCCCGTCATGCTGTCGGCCGTCATCATCATCGGCCACATGTCGCTGAAGCTCTTCGACCTGATCCGCGCGATCGTCCCGGATGCCAACACGTACGACGTGCAGGTCCCGGCAACCATGATGTGGGTCAAATACATCGGCAGCGACTACGCGGACGCCGCGGCGATCGGCATGATCCTGTTGGTGCTCGTCGCCCTCGTGGTGATCCCCTACCTCATGTACACCTCGCGAGCGGAGAAGCGCTAA
- a CDS encoding M1 family metallopeptidase — protein MIPTTNATHGRHAAFIPDPYVPESGNPGYRVLHYDLDLDCKLGGNRLDGRALITGIAETDLSRLGLDLAGLRVSKASVNGAKVARQAQRAGKLELLLPAPLRAGEEFILEIRYGGTPNVRRGAWGEVGWEELADGVLVAGQPNGAATWFPCNDHPSQKATFRIAVATDAGYRPVCNGELVGRQRRSSREQWTYEVNEPMATYLATLQIGRYALAPLAEAAPPPGGGRHAGGRGTVPQWIASNPARLAQARSALAEQPRMMETFIEAFGPYPFDAYTVVVTDDELEIPLEAHGICILGSNHLRPGWEQQRLIAHELSHQWFGNSLTVGRWEDIWLHEGFACYAEWIWSEASGNADADERARLAWAQLRNLPQDIAVGDPGPADMFDDRVYKRGALALHALRLHLGDSAFFALLRDWTAGQRHGTVTYELFRDRVDTHAPAGFSAGEMLKPWLFDKELPALPPSPANPVTTDVSAHAGRH, from the coding sequence ATGATACCCACGACGAACGCCACCCACGGCCGGCACGCGGCCTTCATCCCGGACCCCTACGTGCCCGAATCCGGAAACCCCGGATACCGGGTCCTGCACTACGACCTGGACTTGGACTGCAAGTTGGGCGGCAACCGGCTCGACGGGCGCGCGCTCATCACCGGGATCGCCGAAACCGACCTCAGCAGGCTGGGCTTGGACCTGGCCGGGCTGCGCGTCTCGAAGGCCAGCGTCAACGGGGCCAAGGTCGCCCGCCAGGCGCAAAGGGCCGGAAAGCTGGAGCTCCTGCTGCCCGCTCCCCTGCGGGCCGGGGAGGAATTCATACTCGAGATCCGCTACGGCGGGACCCCTAACGTGCGCCGCGGGGCGTGGGGGGAAGTTGGCTGGGAGGAACTGGCCGACGGCGTGCTGGTGGCCGGGCAGCCCAACGGGGCTGCCACCTGGTTCCCCTGCAACGACCACCCCAGCCAGAAGGCGACGTTCCGCATCGCCGTGGCCACCGATGCCGGATACCGCCCCGTGTGCAACGGGGAACTCGTCGGGCGCCAGCGGCGCTCAAGCCGGGAACAGTGGACCTACGAGGTCAACGAGCCCATGGCCACCTACCTGGCCACCCTCCAGATCGGCCGCTACGCGCTGGCGCCGTTGGCCGAGGCCGCTCCCCCGCCGGGCGGGGGCCGGCACGCCGGTGGCCGGGGAACCGTCCCGCAGTGGATAGCCTCGAATCCGGCCCGATTGGCACAAGCCCGTTCGGCCTTGGCGGAACAGCCGCGGATGATGGAGACCTTCATCGAGGCCTTCGGCCCGTACCCCTTCGACGCCTACACCGTGGTGGTCACCGACGACGAACTTGAAATCCCGCTGGAGGCGCACGGGATCTGCATCCTGGGCAGCAACCACCTGCGGCCCGGCTGGGAACAACAGCGGCTGATCGCCCACGAACTGTCCCACCAGTGGTTCGGCAACTCGCTGACCGTCGGCAGGTGGGAGGACATCTGGCTGCACGAGGGCTTCGCCTGCTATGCCGAGTGGATCTGGTCCGAGGCCTCCGGAAACGCCGACGCCGACGAGCGCGCACGGCTGGCCTGGGCGCAATTGCGGAACCTCCCGCAGGACATCGCCGTCGGGGACCCGGGGCCCGCAGATATGTTCGATGACCGTGTCTACAAGCGCGGGGCACTGGCACTGCATGCACTGCGGCTGCACCTCGGCGACTCCGCCTTCTTCGCGTTGTTGCGCGACTGGACGGCCGGACAGCGGCACGGCACCGTCACCTACGAGCTCTTCCGCGACCGGGTCGACACACACGCACCCGCGGGCTTCTCGGCCGGGGAAATGCTCAAGCCATGGCTCTTTGACAAGGAACTGCCGGCGTTGCCGCCCAGCCCCGCAAACCCCGTGACCACGGACGTTTCGGCGCACGCGGGCAGGCACTGA
- a CDS encoding 4'-phosphopantetheinyl transferase family protein has product MDNRGSGDNHGNGDGAGNTAVAQPWWAVAALESAARYPGIRLDPAESERAVAYAHGRPRDDFVAGRMLARVLAAELLNRAWPGEPTGPGALDLAQHCPHCGADGHGTPLLRVPGRGQTFRLSYARASGWLLLALAPGNTRIGADLADLSDPAFASTGGGRLLEDYAYGPAERKVLARLDPDSRLRRQAEWWTLKEAVAKADGEGLAGAGGIPVVIGRKRHALLAMPKTRMLGIGPGERDSLGTALPARLVGSIVWVPPPAG; this is encoded by the coding sequence ATGGACAATCGAGGTTCTGGCGACAACCACGGAAACGGCGACGGTGCCGGGAATACCGCGGTTGCGCAGCCGTGGTGGGCCGTGGCCGCGCTCGAGTCCGCCGCGCGGTACCCCGGAATCCGGTTGGATCCCGCCGAATCCGAACGGGCCGTGGCCTATGCCCACGGACGCCCGCGCGACGATTTTGTGGCCGGGCGGATGCTGGCCAGGGTGCTGGCCGCCGAACTGTTGAACCGGGCATGGCCCGGAGAACCGACCGGCCCCGGGGCGCTCGACCTGGCGCAGCACTGTCCGCATTGCGGGGCCGACGGTCACGGGACTCCGTTGCTGCGGGTGCCGGGCCGCGGGCAGACATTCCGGCTGTCCTATGCGCGAGCCTCGGGTTGGCTGCTGCTGGCCCTTGCCCCCGGAAACACCCGGATCGGCGCGGACCTGGCAGATCTGAGTGATCCAGCCTTCGCGTCCACCGGCGGTGGAAGGCTGCTGGAGGACTATGCTTACGGGCCGGCCGAACGCAAGGTGCTGGCGCGGCTGGACCCCGACTCCCGGCTGCGGCGGCAGGCCGAATGGTGGACCCTCAAGGAAGCGGTCGCCAAGGCCGACGGAGAGGGGCTGGCGGGGGCCGGGGGAATCCCCGTGGTCATCGGCCGAAAACGCCACGCGTTGCTGGCAATGCCGAAGACCCGCATGCTCGGCATCGGGCCGGGGGAGCGGGACAGCCTTGGCACGGCACTGCCAGCGCGTTTGGTCGGCAGCATCGTATGGGTGCCGCCGCCCGCCGGGTAG
- a CDS encoding 4'-phosphopantetheinyl transferase family protein, with the protein MEKGTGPGFEPGLPALWWAAAPLADAAAHAEVVLRPTELTRAAGYLPGHPRDDFVAGRVLARVLAAELLNRATPLTRDLRPDELELTQFCARCASVAHGTPRLRAPKNDLFFSLSYARTAGWLLLGLAPANRRIGVDLADLDDPVFASTDGDSLFEDYAYAPGERKELDLLPEAQRQFRRAQWWALKEAVAKAAGEGIAGEGGIPVVVGPNRHLLLRSPGTRAMDLEPGTPDTLGNVLPDNLVGSIVWSP; encoded by the coding sequence ATGGAAAAAGGAACTGGTCCCGGGTTCGAACCGGGACTCCCCGCACTCTGGTGGGCTGCCGCCCCGTTGGCGGATGCCGCGGCGCACGCGGAGGTTGTGCTAAGGCCAACCGAGCTCACCCGCGCCGCCGGGTACCTTCCCGGGCACCCGCGCGACGACTTTGTGGCAGGACGGGTCCTGGCCAGGGTATTGGCGGCGGAACTGTTGAATCGTGCCACGCCCCTGACTCGCGACTTACGTCCAGACGAACTCGAGCTGACCCAGTTTTGTGCCCGGTGCGCGTCGGTGGCCCACGGGACCCCGAGGCTCCGGGCGCCGAAGAACGACCTGTTCTTCTCCCTGTCGTATGCGCGAACCGCAGGCTGGCTGCTGCTGGGACTGGCCCCCGCAAACCGGCGGATCGGCGTGGACCTGGCCGACCTGGACGATCCGGTGTTTGCGTCGACGGATGGCGACAGCCTGTTTGAGGACTATGCCTACGCGCCGGGGGAACGCAAGGAACTGGACTTGCTGCCCGAGGCCCAGCGGCAATTCCGCCGGGCCCAGTGGTGGGCCTTGAAGGAAGCCGTTGCGAAGGCCGCCGGCGAGGGGATCGCCGGCGAGGGGGGAATCCCCGTGGTCGTTGGACCGAACCGCCACCTGTTGTTGCGCAGCCCCGGGACCCGTGCCATGGATCTGGAACCGGGAACCCCGGACACACTGGGCAACGTGCTGCCGGACAACTTGGTGGGCAGCATCGTCTGGTCACCTTGA